Below is a window of Planctomycetes bacterium MalM25 DNA.
GGATCGTTCTCGGTCCACGGGCAACCGAGGCGGAACTGGCCGAGGTGGCCGATCGCATCCGGGCGAACCCCCGCGAGTACATCGCCCAACCGATGCTCGAACTCTCCACGGCGCCGACGCTGACAGGCGAAGCCCTTGAGCCCCGGCACGTCGATCTGCGCCCCTTCGTCCTATCTGGCAAGGAAGTCTACGTGATGCCTGGCGGGCTGACCCGCGTCGCGCTCGAACGCGACTCGATGATCGTCAACTCCTCGCAGGGCGGCGGAAGCAAAGACACCTGGGTGCTGCGTTCCTCGGCCAACGGCGAGGCCTCCCCATGCTGAGCCGCGTTGCCGAGTCGATCTACTGGATGAGTCGCTACCTCGAGCGAGCCGAGAATGTCGCCCGCTTCCTCGACGTGAACGATAACCTCACACTCGGCGAGGGGGGCGACCTCAGCGAGCAGTGGGCGCCCCTGGTCTACACGACCGGTGATCACCAGGCCTACAAGAAGCTGTACGGCGAGCCGCGCCGCGACGCCGTGCTCCGCTTCCTTTCCTTCGACCCGAAGAACCCGAACTCGATCCTCTCCTGCGTGGCCAACGCCCGCGAGAACGCCCGCGGCGTGCGCGAGTCGATCACCGGGCCGATGTGGGAGGAGATCAACAAGTTCCACCTGATGGTCCAGTCGGCGGCAAAGAACCCCCAGTTCTTGGCCGAGCCCAACCAGTTCTGCGACCAGGTCAAACGCGCCAGCCACTCGGTGATCGGCACGACCGAAGCGACCATGTCGCACAACGACGGCTGGCACTTCTCGCGCATCGGCCGGCTGCTGGAGCGGGCCGATAAGACCTCTCGGATCCTCGATGTCCAGTACTACCACCTGCTCCCCGCCGTGACCGATGTCGGATCGACGCTCGACGTGGTCCGCTGGAGCGCCCTGCTGCAATCGGCCAGTGCCCTGACGATGTACCGGCGTGCCCACGGGCGGATCACCCCCGAGCGGGTGGCAGGTTTCCTCCTTCTCGACCGGGAATTCCCCAGATCGATGCGGTTTAGCCTGATGCGTGTGCAAGACTCCATCGGGGAGATCACCGGCAGCCGACCCGGCACGTTCAGCTGCCGGAGCGAGCAACTGGCCGGCCGCCTCCGCACGGAGATGGACTACACCGCGGTGGACGACGTCGTCCAGCAAGGGATGCACGAGTACGTCGATCGCTTCCAAACCCGGCTGAACGAGATCGGCCAAGCGCTCCAACAAGACTTTTTCACGCTCGACACGGACGCCGAACAACGCCAGATGGCCCCCCGCTCGTGGCAGTAAGTACACTGTCGTGACGCCCCCCGCCCGCCTCCAATCGGCCGCTCCCGCCCGCCATGAGTATCCGCGTCGCGCTGCACCACCGGACCAGCTACCGGTACGACCGCCCCATCGAACTCGGCCCCCAGGTCATCCGCCTGCGACCGGCGCCGCACGCCCGGACGCCAATCGAGAGCTATTCGCTCGCGGTCGGTCCTGCGGATCACTTCGTGAATTGGCAGCAGGACCCCTTCGGCAACTACCTGGCGAGGTGCGTCTTCAACGAGCGGGCGACCGAGCTGAGCCTCACGGTCGATCTGACCGCTTCGCTCTCGGTGATCAACCCGTTCGATTTCTTCACCGAACCCGCGGCGGAGACCTTCCCTTTCGGCTACGACGACGAGACACGCCAGAACCTGAAGCCCTACTTCGCTCTAGCGGAGACGGGACCGGCGCTGCACCAGCTCCTCGGATCGGTTGATCGCACGCCGCGCAAGACGATCGACTTCTTGGTCGAACTGAACCAACAGCTTGAGCGAGAGATCGATTACACGGTCCGGCTCGAGCCAGGCGTGCAGACCTGTGAAGAGACCCTACGGAAGAAGAGCGGGTCGTGCCGTGACTCGGCCTGGTTGCTCTGCCAAGTCTTGCGGCACCTGGGTTTTGCAACACGGTTTGTTTCGGGCTACTTGATTCAGCTAACCGCCGACCAAGAATCGCTCGATGGCCCTTCGGGACCGGAAGCCGACTTCACCGACCTGCACGCCTGGACCGAGGTCTATCTGCCCGGGGCGGGCTGGGTCGGGCTCGACCCCACGTCGGGTCTGTTCGCCGGCGAGGGTCACATCCCCCTCGCCTGCACCCCACAGCCGACATCCGCTGCGCCGATCACCGGCGGGCACGAGGAGTGCGAGGTCGAGTTCGACTTCGAGATGTCGGTGACCCGCGTCCACGAGGACCCGCGGGTCACCAAGCCGTACACCGAGGAGGAGTGGGGGCGGATCGAGGCGTTGGGGCACCGGATCGACGAGCGGCTGAACGACGCCGACGTGCGACTCACCATGGGTGGCGAACCGACCTTCGTGTCGATCGATGACATGGACGGCGACGAGTGGCAGACGGCCGCCGTCGGCCCGACGAAACGCCATTTGGCGGACGACCTGCTGCTGAGGCTCAAGAGCCGCTTCGGCACAGGGGGCTTGCTCCACTACGGCCAGGGCAAGTGGTACCCGGGCGAGCAGCTGCCACGGTGGGCCTTCACCTGCTACTGGCGCGCCGACGGGGAGCCGATCTGGGCCAACGAGTCGCTCCTCGCCCGCGATGGCGTGAGCCACGGGCAGACAGTCGATGACGCCCGCCGCTTCGGCCAGGCCCTCGCCGAGCGTCTCGAGGTGAATCCGGAGCACGTTGTCGATGGCTTCGAGGACGCCATGTACTACGCTTGGCGTGAGCGGCGGCTGCCGGCCAACGTCAACCCGCGAGACGCGAAGCTCGAAGACCAAGAAGAACGCGAGCGGTTGGCCCGCGTTTTCGAGCAGGGACTGACCACCTCGGTCGGGGTTGCGCTGCCCCTCAAGTTCGCTTGGTGGGCGGCCGAACCACGCTGGCAGAGCGGCGCCTGGGTCGTCCGTTCCGAGGAGATGTTCCTCACGCCAGGCGACTCGCCGATGGGCTACCGCCTACCGATCCAGTCGCTGATGTTCGACGGCCGGCCCGATCACGCAACGGCGTTCCTCGAGGCCGATCCGTTTGAGCGAGAGCGGCCGTTGGCGGTCCGCGAACAGATGCGGCGGCAGCGACGATCCCCAGCACTGGCTGGCGTCGCGGGCGGAATCCATGGCCACTTGGGCGGCGGAGACAATGGGTCCGGTCACGCAGCTCCTTATACGGGTGGGAACGGATTCGGCGGGCCCGGCGTTGACCAACACGAGCCGCAACAATCCAGTAACAACCGTTTGCCGGAGAGCTACCGGCCTTCTAGTTACTCACTCGACGTCGATTACCAAGACCCGTCCGAGGTCGTCCGCACCGCGTTGTGCGTCGAGGCACGCGGGGGAACGCTGCACGTCTTCCTCCCGCCGATCGAGCGGTTCGACGTGTTCCTCGACTTGATCACGGCGATCGAAGAGACGGCCGAGGAACTTCAAACGCCTCTGGTGATCGAGGGGTACGAGCCCCCGCGAGACAGTCGTCTGAAGCACATCAAGGTGACGCCCGACCCGGGCGTGATCGAGGTCAACGTCCACCCGGCGGAGAGCTGGGACGAGTTGGTCGATATCACAACCGGCGTGTACGACGACGCCCGCCTCAGCCGCTTGGGCACGGAGAAGTTCGACCTGGACGGTTCTCACACGGGGACCGGCGGCGGCAACCACGTGGTGCTCGGTGGGCCGACCCCCGCTGACAGCCCCTGGCTCCGCCGACCCGACCTGCTCAAGAGCTTCCTTGGGTACTGGAACAACCACCCGTCGCTGTCCTACCTGTTCAGCGGAAAGTTCATCGGGCCGACCAGCCAGGCGCCCCGTGTCGAAGAGGCACGGGCGGACTCGCTCTATGAACTGAAGATCGCTTTCGAGCAGGTCCGCACTGGCCAGGATTGCCCCCCTTGGTTGGTGGACCGGATCTTCCGCAACTTGCTGGTCGATGGCACGGGCAACACCCACCGCAGCGAGTTCTGCATCGATAAGCTGTTCTCCCCCGACAGCTCATCGGGCCGGCTGGGGCTCGTGGAGTTCCGAGCGTTCGAAATGCCCCCGCACGCGCGGATGAGCCTCACTCAGCAGCTGTTGCTCAGAGCGCTCGTGGCCCGGTTCTGGGAGACGCCCTACGAGCAGCCGATGGTCTCGTGGGGAACCACGCTGCACGACCGGTGGATGCTGCCGCACTTCGTTTGGCAGGATTTCGAGGACGTCCTCGAAGAGACGCGGCGGGCCGGCTTCCCCCTTGAGAACGAGTGGTTCGCTTCCCACCAAGAGTTCCGCTACCCGTTCATCGGCGAGTTCACCCAGCGGGGCGTGCGGGTCGAGTTGCGGCGGGCAATCGAGCCCTGGTACGTGCTCGGCGAGGAAGGGTCCGTCGGAGGGACGGCGCGCTACGTCGATTCCTCGGTCGAGCGGATGCAGGTGAAGGTTTCCGGCATGACCGACCCACGGTATCGCTTGGCGTGCAACGGGAGGGAAGTCCCGCTCCACCCGACCGGCGTCGAGGGCGAGTTCATCGCCGGCATCCGCTACCGGGCCTGGCAACCGCCCAGTGCGCTGCACCCGACGATCGGCGTCGACGGGCCGCTGACGTTTGACCTCGTCGATGATTGGATGGAGCGATCCGCAGGGGGCTGCCAGTACCACGTCGGCCACCCGGGCGGACTGAACCCGACAACCTTCCCGGTCAACGCCCTCGAGGCCGAAACCCGGCGGGCGACGCGCTATCTCGCTTTCGGCCACACCGGAGGCGAGGTTATAATCCGGCCCTCCGAACCGAATCCCGAGTTCCCGCTCACGCTCGACCTCCGCCGCGGCAAGTAAGGATGCAGCAACAGGCGCAGTCCGCCGGCCCGACGCCGTCGGCCGCGTCGCTCTTCGGAGGTTACCGGCCCCCGGCCGATTCCTTCGACGAGATGCTCGCGTCGGACGGCGAGGTGCGTCCCGCGTGGGTTGGCCTCCGTTCGCAGCTGGACCGGATCGGCTCGGCCGAACTCAGCCGTCGGTGGGTGCGTTCGCAGCGGCTGATCCATGAGAACGGGGTCGCTTACAGCGCTTACGGCGACCCGGAGGAACGCCCTCGGCCCTGGGCGCTCGACCCGGCCCCTTTGCTCGTGCACGAGAGCGAATGGAACCCGATCGCGGCGGGGCTGCGGCAACGCGCCCGCCTGCTGGAGAGCATCCTCCAAGACCTGCACGGCGAGCAGCGTCTGATATCGGCCGGCGTGCTGCCGGCGGAGCTGCTGTACCGCCACCCCGCCCACCGGCTGCCCCTGCAACGAGCAGCGGAGTTCGATCCGCGGCCGATGCTGCAATTCTACGCGGCCGACCTGGGTCGCTCGGCGGACGGAAAGTGGTGGGTGCTCGCTGACCGCACCGAGGCGCCATCCGGTATCGGCTTTGCCTTAGAGAACCGCATCGTCACGTCTCGGATGCTGGCCGAGCCGTTCCGCGACCGGCTCGTCAAGCGTCTGGCCCCCTTCTTCACGCGGTTGCGTGATGCGCTCGAACGCCGCGCACCCGGCCACCGGCCGAACCCGAACATCGCGATCCTGAGCCAGGGCCCCGGTCACCCCAATTACTTCGAAGACGCCTACCTCGCCCGCTACCTCGGCTACCTGCTGGTCGAGGGGGGCGACCTGACCGTCCGCGAACGCCGGCTGTGGATGAAAACGCTCGACGGCCTCTCCCCGATCGACGTGCTCGTACGCCGACCCAGCACGGCCGACTGCGACCCGCTCGAATTGGGCGGGGTTTCTCCCTCCGGAGTCGCGGGGTTGCTGCAAGCGGAACGCGACGGCGGCCTCCAAGTCATCAACGCTTGCGGCAGCGGGCTGGTCGAGTCACCCGTCTTCATGGCCTTCATGCCGCGGCTTTGCCAAGCCTTGCTAGAGGAGCCACTGCAGATGCCCGGCGTTGCCTCTTGGTGGTGTGGCGAACCCGAATCTCTCGATTTCGTCCTCGAGAACCTCGACAACCTGGTCTTGAAGCGTGCGTACCGCCAGCGGGGTGAGGAGTCGTTGCTCACCAAGCAACTCCGGGAGACACCTCGCCCTAAACTGATCGAGTTGATCCGACGCGAGCCGCACGCTTACGTCGCCCAAGAAGAGGTCGTCCGCTCAACCGCACCGGCGTGGGACGATCAGGGTTTCACCCCGGTCCGCGTGGCGATGCGGGCCTTCGCGGTCGCGGGAACCGACGGCTTTGAGGTCATGCAGGGCGCCCTGGCGCGCACCACCCAGCAGCACGGCTCCTTAGAGACCAGCCTCCTCACGGGCGAGGGGAGCAAGGACGTCTGGGTCTTGGGCGAGCGCCCGGTCAAGGACGTTTCGCTGCTGCCCAGCGAACAGGAACCGGTCGAACTGGTCAGGATCGGGGCCGAACTCCCGAGCCGCGTCGCGGACAACAGCTTCTGGCTTGGGCGTTACCTTGAGCGGGCCGACGCGGCGGCGCGACTCGTCCGGATTGTCACCACCAAGCTCACGAGCGAGGACGAGGCAGCCGGGTTCGTCGAGTTGCCCGCCCTGGTCCGCGGCCTTGCCGAACAAGGCCAGATCGAGCCGGGGCACGCCGTCGAAGCCCTGCGAGATTTGCTCCCAAAGGTCGAGCGTGCCCTACCGTCGGAGGTGCTATCGACCAAGCAGCCCGGCTCGCTTGGATCCACGGTGCGTTCCCTGTTCGCCGCCGCGGCGCAAGTGCGTGACCGCCTGTCCCGTGATTCGTGGAGAATCATCCTGCGGATCAACGAGCGTTTCCGCGCGTTGGACGCTGAGAACGCTGACTTGACCGACCTCTTGAACCAGACGGATGAACTCATCCTCGACCTCTCCGCCCTGGGCGGCATGGTGGTCGAGAGCATGACGCGTGCCCAGTTCTACCGCTTCCTCGACATCGGCCGCCGCGTCGAAAGGGCGTTGCAGTCGATCGATCTCTTGCGCGCCACCCTCCTCGACGCGGGGCCACCTAAGCCCGCGTTGCTGGAGTCGCTGCTCGAGGCGGCCGACAGCCTGATGACCTACCGCTCTCGCTACCGAGCGAACCTCAAGCTGGCCCCGGTGCTCGACCTCCTGCTGACCGACGACTCCAACCCGCGGAGCCTCGCCTGGCAGCTCGACACGCTCCTGCGTCACGTCGGCAAGTTGCCACGAACGGACGAGTCGACCGGCGACCCCCCTGAGCAGCGTCTCAGCCTCGGCCTCAGCCACGCGATCCGCATGGTCGATGTGCAGCAGCTGGCCGAGTCGTACGAGTTGGGGCGACGCGAGCCGCTTGCCTCGTTGCTGGACGACGTCGGCCGCGACCTGCCGAAGCTGGCCAACGCCCTCGCCTTGAAGTACCTGGCCCACGCCGGCCCGCCCCGGCAGCTGGCGCCGACCTGAGCAACGCCGATCCGCCCATGCGTTTCCGCATCAACCACACGACACGCTACACCTACAGCGACCCGGTCGCGGTGTGCCACAACCTGGTTCGACTCACGCCTCGGCAGACGAGTCGCCAGACCATCGAGTCGCACCGGTTGGTCGTTTCGCCCGAACCAGCCGACTTGGTTCAGCGGACCGACGTGCTGGGCAATCGGGTCGGCTACTTCTCGATCCCTCACGCGCACAAGGGCCTCGCCGTTTCGGCAACCAGCGAGGTGACGGTCAACGATCCGGCCGCTCTGCCCGAGTCGACTCCTGGCTGGGAAGAGATCCGTGAGTCGTTGCGCAAGCGAGACCACCCCGAAACCGCGGGCGCCTACCGCTTCGTCTTCCCTTCATTGCATGTCACCGACGAGCCGGCACTCCGCGAGTACGCCTCCGAATCGTTTCACCCGAGCCGTCCGATACTCGAGGCGACACGCGAGCTCACGACACGCATTCACGAGGACTTTAAGTACAGCCCGGCGGCCACGACCGTGAGCACGCCGATCCTCGAGGCGTTTGAGAAGCGGGCCGGTGTCTGCCAGGACTTCGCCCACCTGCAGACCGCCATGCTCCGATCGCTTGGCTTGGCAGCGAGGTACGTCAGCGGCTACCTAAGAACCCTCCCCGCCCCTGGTAAGGAACGTCTGGTCGGAACCGACGCGTCGCACGCCTGGCTCGGCGTGTACACCGGCGTGTCCGGTTGGATCGACTTCGATCCGACGAACGACAGCCTCCCCCGGACCGACCACATCACCCTAGCAATCGGCCGCGACTACGCCGACGTCGCCCCCGTCCAGGGAGTCTTTGTGGGAGGCGGAACGAACACACTCGATGTCTCGGTCGATGTCGCCCCAATGGCAGAAAGCTAGGAAGCCGCGTTCGAGTCAATCGGCCCTGAATCGCCCAAGAGCGTCGTAGCATGCTCGACCAGGGGAATCCCCCAGCGCGACACCGCTTCTCCAGTGTCCCGCCAACGGTCCCTCGGCAAGTACCAACGGGTTACGACCCGAGGCTTGTCGCCTGAAGCCGGGACTACAAGGCGAAGCAGAATGCGAAGCGATGCTACCCGCTGACAAACCGGCCTACCCGCACGCCAGCTGCCCAGATCCTTTCAGTATGCAGAGCCATCAAGTGACCACGGCTGGATTCCAGGGATCGCAGCATTTTCCGGGGAATAGCGATCTCGGCAAGGGCACTGGCACAGATTCCGGCACACCTGAGGACGGTGGGCCCGAATGACCACAGGTGTACAAAAGGGTGGACATCCGCCATTGCGGCGATTTGCTGAATGGGGCAGATTGCCGCCGCACGCTTCGACGAGCCATGCGTGCGACCCCAAGGCCACGGAATCGGCCAGTCTTCCGCAAGACTACCCGGCTCACACACGCCGCACCTGCGGCATGACCCTCGGGGAGCGATTCCAAGATGGCAGATGCATTCCAGAGCCCACTTCTGACCCTGCGCGAGGCGGCCGAGTATCTCCGGATCTCCCACTCCACGCTCGAGGTCTTCAAGCGAAAGGGGCTGATCAAGACGATTCGGCTTGGCGGTGCGGTGCGTGTTCACCGCGACGAGCTCGAAAGGATCTTGCGTGAGGGACTCTGATCCATGCGCACAGCATCCGATGACGCCCTGATCGAAGCGGCGCGGCGTGCCGTAGAGCTTCGCGTGATGACCCCACGCCAAGCCGCGGAGCACTACGGCGTGGAGCTGGCCGAGATCGCATCGACTAGCAAGGCGCGGCGTTGCCCCACGTGCGGGGCGGTGTTGCGCGAGAGAGGGAACACGGCCGCGGCGCTGAAGCGTCTCGCGGCGAGCGCATAGAAAAGCCGCCGGCCCATAGAGCGGATTGCTCTTTGACGTGACCGTCGAGTGGATTAGGAATCGGTATCCCATGAAGAGGAGACCGATAGCATGGCGGCCTACTCAGCGGACCTGCGCGAGCGGATGAGGTTGTACGCCAGCAGGTGCGTCCAGGCCTCCTTGCGGACCAACTCGGGCGTCTTGCAACGCAGCACGTCCATCTGCATCGTCGTCTTGATCGATCGCACGTCGAGTTCCTGATTCCAACGAGCCCGGTACAGCTCGGCCAAGTCTTCCTTGGAATACCGCTTCGGATCGAGCAACGTCGTGACGAGGATCATCGCCTTGGTGCGGAAGCCCGGGCGGTGGATACGGACACGCGTTTCGCGAACCGTTAGATACCTCGGCATCGCTAGTTGTGCTTTGCGACCAACGCCACGGATGTCAGGCTTTGGCCAACGCACCAGGTGGTCCTCCTTCCCGAGCCGCTGGCCAAGGCGGAAGTCGGCGGCCCGCAGGGCCTTGTTGAGCCGAGTGACCATGGCCACGCCTCGTTGCTGCGTCTCGTAGAGACACCGCCAGTTGCCGATCAGGCAGTCCGCCAGCAGCACGTCGCCCGCTCGGAACACGCCGGAGAGCCCCCTCAACAGCGTCACCTCGCCTTGCCCCTTGCCGGCGTAACGGCTGAACCCAAGATCGAGAATCGCTCCGGTGGCGAGCGACGTGATCGCCCCGATCCGGGCGAGCGGGAAGCCGAGGCCCGGTCGCTGGTTGTAGGGCTGCGGGTACTCGGCCTGGTTCGCCGGGGTGTCGGGCATGCTCACGGTCGCGCCGTCAAACATCAGCACGCGACGCCCCTTCCAGAGCCATTCCGGGTTGGCCTTCGTGTCGAGCGCTCGACCGACCAGGCGTGTCACGGCGGAGAAGAACTCCTCTGGCAGACGCACCCTGGCTTGGCAGTAAGCACCGGTCTTCGAGGAGCACGCGTCTTGCCCTTCGGAGAGGCGGTGGGCGATGAGCCGGGCGACCGCGGCGCGGCACGAGTGGTCCGCGCTGAGCACCTGACCGAGGAACACCCACAGCGTCACGAGCGGCGTGTAGACCCGGTCCTTCCAGGCGACGCCCGAGGTCGCGAGCGCCTTGGACACAAGCTCTTTGGAGAGCACGTCGCTGAAGGGGAGTTCGCCCTCCTGCAAGAACTGCCGCCGCAGAAAGCTGATCTGGCTACGACAGCGTCCGTCCGTGTAGCCTCGCATCGTTGGGCCTCCTTGCCGTCGATGGGTTGTGTGACAACTCTCATCTAGGCGAGCGAGGCCCTTCTTCGCAGGTCACTTCATGGCAACGACTTGCGGAGAACTACGTGCCATTCGTCGTCTCCACCGTCTGCAGTTCGGCGGAAGCCGTAAGCTCAGCGGCTGGTCCAACCGACGCAGAAACAGCTAGCCGTATGTAACTAATAGCATACGCTATCACTGAAGACTGTCTGCTTTCGCGAGGCCGGCAAGCGATTCGATAGAGAGAAGACGACCCCGACACGCCTCCACCCCAGGGGCGTGTCGGGGTCGATACGGCGTCAGCCGGCTGGGCTAGGCCAGGCGGCTACGAAACTGCGGCTGCAAGCCGTCGGTAGATCTGGACTCGACGGCGTCGTCGCCTTGTTCGGCGAAGGGTGCCTGGTCTTCATCGGTCTCCTGCTGAATCCCCTGCTCAACCTCGAGCAGTAGCAGGGCGGCGTCCAAGGCCGCCAAGGTCGACTCGGTCGATGAGCGGCTCGTCAGCTCCGGTGTCGAAGGCGATTGGAACGCCACGGCGGGGGCTACAAGAGTCTCGACGGCCTCAGCAGCCTCCGTGGCCACGGCGAAGACTTCATCGAAGACCAAGGCTGACGGCAGGTTGGCCGTCGTGGCCGGGACTGGCTCATCGAAGCTGCCGATCATCAAGTTACCGCCCGTGCTGCCGTAATTATTAGCCCAGATGGTCCTGTCGGCATCGGTGATCTCGCCGTCGCCATCACCATCGGCCCGCAGATCTATCGTGCTGCCGAAAGTATCGCGGAAGACCGTGTAGTCTGCCGCGTCAACTCTCCCGTCGCCGTTGTAGTCGCCGACGGTGGCACCGACGATCACTTCGGCAACCGCGTCGCTGCCGGTGCTCGACGTCGTGTTCGCCGCGTCGATCGCCCGGCCGTTGCCGGTGATCGCGTTGCCGACCAGGTTCAGCTGGTAAGTGCCGGTCGGCAACTGACCGCCGACGACCGCCGCCCCAGTGAAGCTGAGCGTGATCGCGTTGGAGCCAAAGCCCGTGATGGTCGGCAACGCATCGACGCCGACCACCTCCAAGCCATTCTCGTCGGTCAGGGTGACACCCGTGCCGCCGGGGCCAGTGATGCCGCCGTCGCCTAGGTTGAACTGGCTGACCGGTCCGTTGAAGTTCAAGGTGATCGTTCCGTCCGGGTTAGCGGTGGCGCCCGTCAGCGAGACCAGGGCGCTGTCCGCCGCGACGTTCTCTTCGCCCGGAGTGAGGGCGGCGCCATCGACCGGCAGTCCGAAGGCCTCGGCGGCCTCGTACAGCAGGTAGTCATCGCCCGCGGGGAAGAGGTCGCCACCGAACCAGGCCGCTCCTGAGTTTCGCGCCGTGTTGCCGTTGGTGCGACTGATGGCGTCGACCTCGGGATCGAAGTCGGCGAAGTCCGCACGGTTTGTGCCGGGGCCGTACAGCTGGTCTTCAACGTCGGCGACAGGAACGCCCACCGAATCGACGATCGTCACTCCAGGCGGCAACTCGAGAGCGCCGTCGTCGTCCCAGTCGTAGTCGAAGCTGGTGGTGGTCAGCTCGGTGAACGGGCTGTAGACCAGCAAGTAGGTCGTCGAGTCGTTCTGCGACGCTACGTTCTCCTCGTCGATCGTGCCGAGCGTGTCGATCTGCGTGGCGCCAGCCGGCACGTTGAAGCCGAAGTCGGCGGCCGTCGGGGTCAGGATCGTGTGGCCGTTGGCGCCGTTGCTGAAGCCGCCGATGTCCACGACCTTCTCGGCAACACCTGTCCGGTCGCCGACGAGGCCCTCGACCGCGATGTAGTAGAGCGAGCCCATGCCAACGCCAGCCGTGCCCGTCAGCTCAACGAACTCGAACGGGGGATCGTTGCCTGGCGAGTTGATCCAGATCTCGTTGAGCAGCAGGTCGGAACCGAACGGGTTGAAGTCGTTGTCGCGGATGGTCAAGACCTCGGTGTCGCGTCCGAACGAGAGCCCGGCGCCTGAGATCGTGACATTGAGCGACTCGTTCGTCTCGAGCAACTCGTCGTCGGTGATCGCGATCGAGAAAGTCTTCGAGAGCTCGCCGTCGGCAAAGGTCACTTGGCCGGACGCTGTGCCGATGTCGTTCAGGTCGCCTGTGCCCGGGGTGACGGCCCAATCAACCGTCGCCGATCCGCTGGAGCCGCCGATCCGATTGATCGTGAGCTCAGCCGTGCCGGCGAGCTCGTTCACCGCCAGGTCGGAAGCGGCAAGGCTGAACGTGCCCACGTCCTCGGCGACCGGATCGGTGTAGAGAATCGTCAGCTCGGGTCGAAAGGTCCCAACCAAGAAGGCTTCGGAGCTGTTAAAGCTCCAAAGAGACGAGGCGTCGCTGATGATCGACCAGCCGTAGTTCTCGTCGGAGCCGTTGGCCCAGTCTTGGATGGTATCGACGTTCAGCGGGATCTCGATGAGACCTGCGCGGCCCGCATCCGGCACCGTGCCATCGGGGCGGACGTTGGCTTCGACACCGTCGGGGGTAACTCCGTTGAGGATGCTCGATCCGGTCGATCCCTGCGGGTCGAACCAGCTCGCATTCACCTCCTCCCAGTCTTGCTGCATCTGGAAGAAGTTCACCTCAGCGCCCGATGAAACGTTGGTCACGTTGACGGTCAGGAACGCGTCGAAGATCGTCGCGCCCTCGGGTACTTGGTTCAGGCCGGCTCCGAAGAGGTCGTCGAACTTGATCAGACCCTGCTGCGGGCGCACCTGCGTGATGGGGTCTTCACCCTCACCCTTCACCTGATCGACTCGGACGATCGAGCCCTGGCCAAAGCGGTTGAAAGTCAACTCACCATCCAGGTAAGCGTCTTCGGTGCCGAAGTAGCCGTTGATCCCGTTCTGGAAGGTCGCGATCTGAACGTTCGCGTCCTCGATCGTGACCGTTGCGAGGCCATTCATAGCGCCCGACTGCGTGGCGCGACCGTTCGTGATCAGGTAATCGCCGGTCACTTCGGTGACTTCAATGGAGAAACGCTCGAAGCCCTCGGCGATCCCGTCGTCGATCAGGTCGATCGTGATCTGCTTCTCCGCCTCGCCGGCGGCGAAGGTGATCGTTTCGGTCTTACCGGTGTAGTCTACGCCTTCGACGGCGGTGCCGCCGACGGTGCGGTACGTCACATCGACCGCCTCGTTGGCAATGTCACCGGTTCGGCGGAGCGTGACGGTCACGCTACCGTCCG
It encodes the following:
- a CDS encoding Calx-beta domain protein, with the protein product MINRKKAAAKKSSKTNTRLSTTSRHTRLSIEGLENRNLLAVAVFQQGLSNYTGQEDTVLYSRDPDVNFGTEGSISPDQQDSNGARQGLLQFNDIIGDDAGQIPVGSRINSATLVVDVVNDSNSAMQMSLYRMLTPWSEASATWNTFGEIGGVQASEGEASDLPPDAILFDPDVSTENPLTAGRFDVSRSLQYWAAGQDNNGWMIESSATNGWDFRTKESAQTQRPRLEIDFTAPGDLGASSVKFLNDSQVIAEGDAGVTNGMVDIARSGDVSGPLTVNYTTAAGTAQAGDLVETTSSVTFAAGEAFAQIPVDVNGDETLEGNETLTVTLSGATIIGDATKIITIGDDDALINEVLANISNASDETDREFVELIGTPGAPLDGYYFVVFEAEEEEAGGTPDPNGPATGSNGSGAGVADLVIDLSGQTFGANGLLVITPTNWAYTPDADTNVFATDKLDSAGGVLEDASQTYALVKSPTALVEGFDYDQVGFYENETNQAIGEGVGVLDQLPAGAQVIDSVGVVEGGGGDRDRTLAPAEIGNPGIHVHQPTRINTASGNVTSDAVSRRIGQTIPNSIGAWFNGDIGDGDDSNGPIEYQNDTFFISVVAPDGSVLTPGAPNVLRTVFFDLDDQQTEVAEADGSVTVTLRRTGDIANEAVDVTYRTVGGTAVEGVDYTGKTETITFAAGEAEKQITIDLIDDGIAEGFERFSIEVTEVTGDYLITNGRATQSGAMNGLATVTIEDANVQIATFQNGINGYFGTEDAYLDGELTFNRFGQGSIVRVDQVKGEGEDPITQVRPQQGLIKFDDLFGAGLNQVPEGATIFDAFLTVNVTNVSSGAEVNFFQMQQDWEEVNASWFDPQGSTGSSILNGVTPDGVEANVRPDGTVPDAGRAGLIEIPLNVDTIQDWANGSDENYGWSIISDASSLWSFNSSEAFLVGTFRPELTILYTDPVAEDVGTFSLAASDLAVNELAGTAELTINRIGGSSGSATVDWAVTPGTGDLNDIGTASGQVTFADGELSKTFSIAITDDELLETNESLNVTISGAGLSFGRDTEVLTIRDNDFNPFGSDLLLNEIWINSPGNDPPFEFVELTGTAGVGMGSLYYIAVEGLVGDRTGVAEKVVDIGGFSNGANGHTILTPTAADFGFNVPAGATQIDTLGTIDEENVASQNDSTTYLLVYSPFTELTTTSFDYDWDDDGALELPPGVTIVDSVGVPVADVEDQLYGPGTNRADFADFDPEVDAISRTNGNTARNSGAAWFGGDLFPAGDDYLLYEAAEAFGLPVDGAALTPGEENVAADSALVSLTGATANPDGTITLNFNGPVSQFNLGDGGITGPGGTGVTLTDENGLEVVGVDALPTITGFGSNAITLSFTGAAVVGGQLPTGTYQLNLVGNAITGNGRAIDAANTTSSTGSDAVAEVIVGATVGDYNGDGRVDAADYTVFRDTFGSTIDLRADGDGDGEITDADRTIWANNYGSTGGNLMIGSFDEPVPATTANLPSALVFDEVFAVATEAAEAVETLVAPAVAFQSPSTPELTSRSSTESTLAALDAALLLLEVEQGIQQETDEDQAPFAEQGDDAVESRSTDGLQPQFRSRLA